The genomic DNA GTAAAAGGCTTTCTGATCGTCTTTTCGGCAGTAATTTACTATTTATTTATGTACTATTCTTCGGTGTTAATATCATCCTATTTCTTTTATTAGGCCTTGTTTTTGCAGTAGCTGCAATAATTGGCTTGCAGCTGGTAATTGTACTATTATCAGATAAAATTTATACAGCAAGAAACAACTGGAGAATCACACCATCAAACCCTAACGTCCATATAATAGAATATCAACTCCCTGTTGAGGAGTTTAAAGAGTTCCGGAAAAAATTTGGTAAAGAAGTTGTTGTGCAGATGAAAAAGGAAATATATGATAAAACACTTGCAGTGGGTAAAGAGCCAACATGTGAACTTGGAGAACAGGTATTCGAAAATTATGGCTTTCAATGCACCCCCGAAAGTAAACTGGTCAAGGTGATTGATGTATATAGTATAGTGAAGAGTGCAGCAGAAAAATTTGAACTTCCTATACCAAAAATTGTTATCTCAAATACCATGGTTCCCAATGCAGCTGCAACAGGACCAAGTCCCAGCCGTGGCCTTGTCATGATAACAACAGGACTATTAGTTGAACTGGAAGAAGATGAGATACTTAGTGTTCTGGGGCATGAAATGGGACATTTAAAGGGAAGAGATCCTATAGTATTATTCTCCATTATATCTGGTGAATTTATTTTGAGATTCACAATATTTTTCCCGTTAGTTTTAATAAATCCTATTATTTACATTATTGTTGTTATGGCCCTTATTTTCTT from Methanobacterium spitsbergense includes the following:
- a CDS encoding M48 family metallopeptidase, which encodes MTEVINFTIDTAVAPVHMDEILEFIYNFYLIPKPENFDNLRRTKEKFGSTLEFTALIPDKSWKVNAKLISGAPIQVELEPDEGTPREFVNSIKEDLILAVQIYHETVRQSTLYFAWVEGEDVIPEQPPTASKRLSDRLFGSNLLFIYVLFFGVNIILFLLLGLVFAVAAIIGLQLVIVLLSDKIYTARNNWRITPSNPNVHIIEYQLPVEEFKEFRKKFGKEVVVQMKKEIYDKTLAVGKEPTCELGEQVFENYGFQCTPESKLVKVIDVYSIVKSAAEKFELPIPKIVISNTMVPNAAATGPSPSRGLVMITTGLLVELEEDEILSVLGHEMGHLKGRDPIVLFSIISGEFILRFTIFFPLVLINPIIYIIVVMALIFFIAKFFETRADLVSAMKIGQPKVLAESLRKIGFSRLQMERSSSNILRWLAWDPHPPLYFRIERLDKMKTPVKVKHPLIQSAKDVFNGFRRSFGG